In Mycoavidus cysteinexigens, a genomic segment contains:
- the rplU gene encoding 50S ribosomal protein L21, with the protein MYAVIKTGGKQYKVAAGEKLKIEQIPADIGAEVTLDQVLAIGEGESIRFGAPLVSGASVKATVVAQGRHQKVTIFKMRRRKHYQRHAGHRQNYTEVRIDAING; encoded by the coding sequence ATGTACGCGGTCATAAAAACCGGTGGCAAGCAATATAAAGTTGCGGCCGGTGAAAAATTGAAAATAGAACAGATACCGGCAGACATTGGCGCAGAAGTGACTCTCGACCAGGTATTAGCAATTGGCGAAGGCGAATCAATCCGATTCGGCGCGCCACTGGTGAGTGGAGCTAGCGTCAAGGCTACCGTGGTTGCCCAAGGGCGGCATCAGAAGGTTACCATCTTCAAAATGCGCCGTCGCAAGCACTATCAAAGGCATGCTGGCCATCGGCAGAACTATACCGAAGTGCGCATTGACGCAATTAACGGTTAA
- the obgE gene encoding GTPase ObgE gives MKFIDEVKIEAFGGDGGNGSASMRREKFIPFGGPDGGDGGRGGSIYAIADRNINTLIDYRYAKKHQGGRGQNGRGADCYGKSGEDITLRMPVGTIITDLNTGETIADLTEHEQRVTLAQGGSGGLGNLHFKSSTNRAPRQKTEGKEGEYRLLRLELKVLADVGLLGMPNAGKSTFIASVSNARPKIADYPFTTLAPNLGVVRVGPSKSFVIADIPGLIEGAAEGAGLGHRFLRHLQRTSVLLHLVDIAPFDEGVDPVAEAQAIVNELRKYDAELYAKPRWLVLNKIDMLPEDLRAARIAEFVQRFGWEGPVFGISALNGQGCEALTYAVYDYLAKYGPAGRAAEAAQLAQDARFRDGAPIDDDDAGAL, from the coding sequence ATGAAATTCATTGATGAAGTAAAGATAGAAGCCTTCGGTGGCGATGGTGGTAACGGCAGCGCATCGATGCGGCGCGAGAAATTCATCCCATTTGGCGGGCCGGATGGGGGGGATGGTGGGCGAGGCGGCAGTATCTATGCTATTGCCGACCGTAACATTAATACTTTGATTGATTACCGCTATGCTAAAAAGCATCAGGGGGGCAGAGGCCAGAACGGGCGTGGCGCGGATTGTTATGGAAAAAGCGGCGAAGATATTACGCTGCGCATGCCTGTGGGTACGATCATTACGGATCTTAACACCGGCGAAACCATTGCTGATCTGACTGAGCATGAACAGCGCGTCACGCTTGCTCAAGGCGGGAGTGGCGGGTTAGGTAACCTTCATTTTAAATCAAGCACGAATCGCGCGCCGCGCCAAAAGACCGAAGGCAAAGAGGGCGAATATCGCCTGCTTCGCTTGGAATTGAAAGTCTTGGCGGATGTCGGCCTATTAGGTATGCCGAATGCGGGTAAATCGACTTTTATCGCGTCAGTTTCCAATGCTCGCCCAAAAATAGCCGACTATCCATTTACCACGCTTGCACCTAATTTAGGCGTGGTGCGGGTTGGTCCTAGTAAAAGTTTTGTGATTGCGGATATTCCAGGCCTGATTGAGGGCGCCGCTGAAGGGGCTGGACTCGGCCATCGTTTTTTGCGGCATTTGCAGCGCACTAGCGTGTTATTGCATTTAGTGGATATAGCGCCTTTTGATGAAGGCGTAGATCCGGTTGCAGAAGCACAGGCGATTGTGAATGAGCTGCGTAAATACGATGCGGAGCTTTATGCTAAGCCGCGTTGGTTGGTGCTTAACAAAATTGATATGCTGCCAGAAGATTTGCGCGCGGCGCGGATTGCAGAATTTGTGCAGCGTTTTGGCTGGGAAGGGCCGGTGTTTGGCATTTCTGCGCTGAATGGGCAAGGATGTGAAGCACTGACTTATGCCGTTTATGATTATCTGGCCAAGTATGGACCCGCTGGCCGCGCTGCTGAAGCAGCGCAACTAGCGCAGGATGCGCGTTTTCGGGACGGGGCGCCAATCGATGACGACGATGCAGGCGCTCTCTAA
- the rpmA gene encoding 50S ribosomal protein L27 yields MAHKKAGGSSRNGRDSESKRLGVKVYGGQAINAGGIIVRQRGTRMHPGENVGIGKDHTLFALTDGHVRFTIKGKASKKMVNVVAVAA; encoded by the coding sequence ATGGCACACAAAAAAGCAGGCGGGTCATCACGTAATGGCCGCGACTCAGAGTCAAAACGGCTTGGCGTTAAGGTATATGGCGGCCAAGCAATCAATGCAGGCGGCATTATTGTGCGCCAGCGCGGAACGCGTATGCATCCAGGCGAGAATGTTGGCATTGGTAAAGATCACACGCTGTTTGCGTTGACTGATGGTCACGTACGCTTCACGATTAAAGGTAAAGCGAGCAAAAAGATGGTCAACGTGGTTGCCGTAGCTGCTTAA